Within the Takifugu rubripes chromosome 8, fTakRub1.2, whole genome shotgun sequence genome, the region GTCTGCTATTTCAGGAAAAAGCAATTACTCCCAGCGAGAGCTTCTTATTCCCGGGTACAGACTGGCTGATTGGGAACCACTCAGACGAGCTCACGCCGTGGATCCCAGTTATAGCAGCCAGGCGAGTCATCAACGCATAATCTCATTCAGCACCTCAAGTGCCAGCTGATCTCTCCAAGTGGGAATAACAGCGCGTCCCGTCGAAGGCCTGCGCTGCCCCGGGCGGCCACCCGGGGGCGGTGTTGCGCCTCACTGTGCGTTATCAGGCTgtcaaaaaaaaagcttcaactCGGATTAAAACcaaactttattattattgttattgtgtcATTTTCCCTCTGCGCAGGTCGTCCTACGCCTGCCGATACTTCGTCCTGCCCTGCTGCTTCTACGACTTCTACGGAAAATACCAGAGACGCCAGTGCAGGAAGTCCCAGTATCGGGAATATATCGACTTCATCGCCGCGGTCAGCCACATCAGTGGTTTTCAGACGGACGAGGACTGTTTGAGGATCCCGTCCACCAAGAGAGTAAGCTAACAAATCCACTGTAAACATGCGTCGCGTTTAAACGGGTCACTCCCTGCTCATTCCTGAGACTCTAAGGGGGGAAAAGCAGCTGTAAATGTCATTTGCTGTGATTGGTGGCTTGCTCGCATATTTCATGATTGGATTCTGGCTCTGGCACAGTGTCCCGGCTCGTCTTTCACCGTCTTCCTCCATCTTTCCATCTCCGCTGTCAAAAAAAGGGAGCTTTCCTAAACACGCTCGGTCCCACAACTTTATCATTAGTACATCTAAACATTTACATGTTTATTCACATTTCTGCCTGTACTCACACCCCACAATATTCCAAATACATAAATCTGAATCTGGGAGGAGGATCGGGTCTTTGGGGTGTTCCCTGTCCAGCCTGTTTTCCCCAGAGGAATCAAAAAGTTGTGTTATCTTTGTCATATTGACCATTTCCTGGTAACATGCTGTTTAAAAGATGACGGCTTCAACAAACATCTGTTAATCTTCTTCTTGGGCAACACTGGATAAACATTTGAGTCACAAATTTTACTCTAAACTATTTTTCCCACTCAGAGCTTTGAGGGCGAGTTcagattttgttttgttaacGGGGATTTTGACGGGAATGAGCTGAGAATTCAGTTTTTTCTGCAAATATCTGGTTTCTGAGGGTTTTCACTTAAAATTTGAAattcaggcttttttttctctttttttctgactTTAACCCCAATTCTGCCTTTGATTCCCTTTCCTCGGATGCTCTTTCCTGCTCGTCTCCGCTCTTTTATGACACCTTTTATCTTGGCGTCCGTGGTTAAAATGAATTCAAGCGCCTCATTTCTCCTTTATTACTTATAAATATCTCCTGCAACCGACTGTCTGTAGGTCTGCCTGGTCGGATTGTCGAGGAACTACCAGCTTCCTGGCGAGGCCGAGGCAGAGCGGCGGAGAACTGACTACATCCACGCGCGCAGATTGGCCCCTGGGGtcacgggtcaaaggtcagctgcgAGAAATGATGGCGAGGGTTGCTGCGGGAGTGGAGAGGCCCACGGGAGCACCTGGGGGTCGGGGTTCCAGCCCAGGGAGCGCGTCGAAACGGTTCGGAACTGCGCCGCTCTCCCGCGGGACATCGTCGACGGTGTGGTCCAGCGGGTCGCCAGCTCTCTCCTGGAAATGACCGACGATGGCGGCGAAGGTGCGACGGGCGACTGGAACAGAGGAGGTAAACCGCCGACCCCCAAACGACCGTAAAAGGTTCCTGCCGCACTCTGAACTGAAAGCCTCCTTTCTCCATACGTTCCTCTTCAGGAACTTTAAAACACGTTTAGCTTTGTCATGTTAGCATTTTTcgccctccccctccatcatcccagcCGCCGCCCCCGCCTCCTGTCAGCAAAAGCTCCGCCACACGGAGCCGAGCAACTTTGAACCCTCCGCCGCGCCCTCAGTCAGCCtttccctgcacacacacacacacacacacacacacacacacacacggacgcggCCGTGCACCACCCACGCGCCGCCACTGCCGACATCCACGCTTGCAGTATAAATGAGATAAGGAGGCCCACGGTGATTAAAACACAACGTCGGGATGTCAGAGCTGAAATtaggtagaaaaaaaaaaagggagaaaatatGACTGAGAGCAAACACAGACCCTGGCTGGATGAATTATGCATCTCCGCCTATGATTTATGCAAAAGCAGGCATTTATATGGAGGTTTTCCCGGCCGCCGTTGTGTAAGAGCAAAGGGTAGAATCAAGGTTAGCCCGATATTAAAAAATCCAGGAAGGAGATGTGGAGATTTTGTTTGCTGTTTGAGCCGACGCTGCTGGAGTAACAAAGGATGCGACTTGAGCCCAGTTTTCTGAGACCTTTGACTGGTTTCTCCCCTCAGATCTTCTGCAGTGAAAATGCTGCCTCACAGGGGCTTTTTGGGGGCAGTTTAAGTGCCGAATGTGCAGCGTGTGCAGCCGGCCGCTTTAGTGAAGTCGCTAATTTATGCATGCGGCGCTGCTGCCTGAGCTCCCGCCGTTATGTAACGGTGCTGGAACGAGGAGTGAGCGTGCAGCTTCACCTGCCTCGCAACACCGGCTCTGGCCGCGGAGGCAGGAGGTTAGCGACGGCACAGCGTTCCCATCACTGGAGCGGCGGAACACGCCGCCGCCACGAGCCGGCCACCCGCGGCGTGCTTCAGAAAGCGCGCTTCCAGTGGCGCGTCGCCCTCGTCCTCCCTGATTTGAAGCGCGCTCAGGCTTCCACTCGTCACCTGACACGTCCGGTGTGTCCCGGTGGCGGAGCGTCTCTTGATGATGCGGCAGTTTTTGGACGCTCTTCCGTGATTTTTCTGTCGCAAAGCAGAGATCCCGTCCATCCTGGGGGCGGAGTTTTGCACAGTTGATGTTTAAGATGCAGCTTTATGCCAGACGTTAATCAATGGTGGTCGCTGGTCGTCGTCCAAGTCTGCTCTGTCAATACCAGCACTCCCATTAATCCCCATTAACAGTAAAGGGCAGCTCTAAATGGTCTATTGATATTGTATGAAGGGCCGGAGCGGCGAGGCCCCTTGGGGCCGCCGCTCTGCCCGCCGTCACCACGTGGCACAACCGAGCGTGGGAGCGTCTCGCATATTTCAGGCATTAGCTCATCGGTCCGCAGAGCTAAATTTAGCACGCAGCATGCAACGGGCACCACCACGTCCATAATTTACCGGGAACGCAGCCTTAAATGTGACGATTTGAGACCTTCGTCGGGTTTCCCGTCCACGCGGAACGACTCTGCTTTGACGTGTCCGTCCTCACCggaggaaaaagcaaaaacaaaccgGAATTTGAAGCACGGCGTGACCCTCCGCGctgtgaggagggtgaggagggttgATATTTGTATAAAACAAAGGTCGGCCGTGGCTGAATTCCCTCCcgggggttaaaggtcaaaagtGCATCGCAAATGCAGGATCGTGTAGCTGCTCGAAGCGGCCTTCGGACTTGCTCGCTGCGCGTTGGCGTTCACTTCCCGCCTTTTTCCCTCCGTCTCAGGGAGCCTCTCGGTCGGCGAGGCCGCCGGGCTGCTGGAGCCTCagaccctgcagctgctgaagaaggagtGTGGCGGCCTCCAGACGCTGCTCAGGAACCACCACCAGGTCTTCAGAGGTCAGTCGCCTTCATGAGCGGGACGGGCGTTGGCGTCCAGGAGGGGTCTGATCGCTTTCTTCCCTTTACAGTCGAGGGAGGGAGGGTCTTCATACGAGACGGCCGTGACCCAAAGCCCTCCAGAGGGGACGCCAAGAGGAAGCCCGTCGCCCCCGGCGCCCTGAAAACTCGCCCTTGCTGGTTTTACGACCACCATCCCCAgcgctgccccctgcaggccgaAGCCTGCGCCTTCGCCCACGGGCCGGATGACCTCCGACCCTCCGGCCGACCTCTGAAGAAGATAAAAAGCCACGTTTGCTGATTGATTCTTTGATTTCTGAACTTGCTGAACTTTCCTCATCCCGATGGTTGATTTCCgttgcctttttatttattcctctgCTAAAGCTGTTCTTGCGCTATATTAAAGGGCCTCTTCAAGATGcacctttgtttgttttgcGATCATGATGGATTTGCTTTTATTGAAGCGGACTTTCGTGGCGGCTTGTCGAGCCGttttcccttccctctcccccagGGATGAGAATGACGCTACTAAAGAACCGTCTTTTTGCGACGTTTTGATCACATTTCACAAGGGAATGCCGATCCCAGTCGGGCTGAAACTGTTGGTGTTTTTCCAGTTTGGGCGCTCCTGCTGTGCCCAGCAACACGTGGGCTTTAATGACCGGTttaaatcacccccccccccccccgcacgcaCGCCATTTAGCTGCCAGAAAGAAATTAAATCACGAAGACGGTAAAGTCGCTCGGTCCGATCCAATCGACCTCCTGGTCCCCATTTAAACTGCCTGTGACGTGGCGGCAGATCAGAGGGCGCCGTCCCGTCTGATCCCCACCCCCGCACCTGACATCCTGTCGAGACCCCGGAGCTTTTCCGGAAGCTTGTGCAGAAGCCGAGTCGTCACGGCTCAGCTTATGTCCGCCACGCATCGCTGCCCAGGAGGGAGGGCGAggacaccccaccccccacaccgCCCCCCCACAGTTACGCCATTTCAGCAAACAGATTTTTCTCATTTGATTACTTCAGAGATTGTGTCTGTGGAAATGAGCCTCGTTGGTGACATTTGTCGTCTTTGACATTTCAGTCTCGTCCCCTCTCCCGTCGTCTCGCAAACGTTTGTGGTTTCCTGCCACGCTTGCGGAATAAACGTAGCGCTAACAAGTTAATAGCAGCAGAAGAATCGGAAGCCAAATTTAGGTCAGAGAGAAGCGGCTTCATCTCGCACGGCAACGTCCCCCTCATGCTTTATTCACCGTGGCACCGCAGGGGCCCCATCTGGGATGTGCAGAAGCCTCTTTCAGCAAAAGCAAGAAATGCAGGACAGCCAAATCTCTTGTTCGACTGTCGGTGGCGTCTGGTGTTTGGCTAACCGCTGAGTTAACTAAAATGTCCTTCACACTTTAGATGAAATAGATGAAATTTAAATTTCTCGCTCAACGATTCATCGCGCCCTCGTGTGTTTTGGATTAACAGCGCTGCATGACAGCAGCTTTTACAACTAACGACAGACGTTAGCTAGCGGTCAACGTTGGGTTGTAGGTAGACAGGGTCAATTTTACCCTGATGACTTGAGCTGCTAATTGAAGCAACTTTTCCCTTATTGAGTGTCAACGAGGCACCGCCAACCAAAGAGAAATCCATTATCGGGCGCTGGGTTAAAAAGATACGAATATTTTAAGCTATTAGCACCACAAAGGAAGACCTTTTTTTACCAAGAGTGAGAGGGGCCGGCTCTATACCTCCACTGCTGATTTATTGCAGCGGCTGTTTGAGGACATATGTTTAAACACAATAATGGACATTATGACCATGTAGCCTTTCCGGTAAGTGAAAGACAAATATTTGCTCAGTCACATCTGACCCCCTGAGGAATCCGTAGCTCAATTCATATGTTAAAAGATATTTTCTGTATTGTTTTCATTAGCGTTAACTAGTTCATTTTTAGCTAGCTAGAAATTTGGCGATCAACGAGCCGCAAATCTGTGGCTGTCGCACCCGACACTCTCGCCCCTTGAGATTCCATAAAAAGGAGgtttgtttggaaaaataaatgatCACATGCTTGTTTGGGCTTCGAGGACTCGGCGTGCAAGTGGAGAGCTGCCAGGCGTGGAAGGCGCTTCTTCTCACAAACAGATCGTGCTGTGGCGCCGGACCAAttccatttctctctttttttcttgactTCCACACCGATGGCTGATTTTATTTGCTCGGTGGAACTGGAACACAGGAGCCAGATGTTACCCGAATACTAGCGGGAACTCAAAACGTTGCTCATTTACAGTGCAAGAACTTGGTGGACTTGGAAGCTCATTCTCTTTTCCCGATGAGCTGCATCCACGAAATGGAAAAAAACTCAGCTACCACTCGGCTCCTTTGCCTTTGACATCACACCTTCCCTTCGTAACAAGGACGTTAAAGTACCTGAATGACAGGGAAAAATGAGGCACCCATGCAGCTACGATCACCTGACATTAAGCGAAAATGGGGTCTACCGTGGAGGCAGGCCTGAAAAAGGTGTCGTTGCCACGGACGACGAGGCTGAGGTGCCCCGAGCGACACTAAAGCAGGCGAGGTTGAGCGGCCCAATTCTGGGGGGGAGGTCAAATCTACGCTCATTTCGGGGCAAAATTCTGCTCGCAGAAAAGCTGCATGTTTTATCTCAGACTCGGGTAATtcctaaagtgtgtgtgtgtgtgtgtgttctcagcagGCAGCCACTGAGGAAAAGTGAAACCATTCAACAGATACAGGTGGCTCGAGAGGTGTCTGTGCTGTGCACGTTCACAATAACCCGTGTTTGACGAGCGAAGCGCAGCCGATTTAACTGATTTCAGGCGCTGAAACCGACGTCGTGGGGCTAGCGTAGTGCCCACGAGCAGGGCATCGATGCGGGGGTTAAAGATCAAAGTCTGGTGCGTGAGCGCCTCCGCGTCAATCACGCATAAAAATAGCGCAAGAGTCGGAGGATTGTAGCCGTTTTGCTCTTGGCCTTTGTGGTGTTACCGTGAGACGCTCGGCCgtgtaattttaattttttacgCACATTTTTACCGCCTGATACGCCACAACAGCAGAAAGGCCTGTCAGGTCCCGTTAAAGTGAGCAGATCCGGGTAAATGGAACCTGCCCAAGGAGCTTCCCTCAATCTGTGATACCAAGCACCcaaaacatcaaagcatcaaagcagccCGCGCAGAAGCATCCGCTCCGAAATGGCCTCCCTCAATCTAATCAGGCTTTGACAGGAATGCGCGGCTGCGCCTCTTTGACTCCCCAGAGACGGCGCGAGTGGGCGACGGGGCTGGAAATAGCACCCATCAAGAAAGGACGAATTAATGCTGCACCTTATGCTTAATTAAAGATTAACAAGTAATTGCTTGCCGGTGTGGAGGTTCCTCAAAGCCTCACTTTACGTCCATGATTGGGCCTTACGTAACACGTGTTATTACCACTTGGATGGCGCCAAAAGAGTGTTGACGTCTGCCGAGCGGCGGAATCAATCCGATGCAAACTGTGTTGACTAATTGTCGCTAAATCGCCCGAATTAATGACACGcgctcaaaaacaaacaaccataAATCTGTTTACGTAACATCGGCGGCGTGTTAATAACGAGCCAACAGCCTGAAAGCGAATCacagaaaacaataaatgtCCTTTcgaatcttttttaaaaagcgtTAAATCAGAGCATCAAAGGGAAACAAGCCTTGGAGGactgtaaaaataacaaaagacaCGCAAAAATGGTTTCCCGGCAACCGAAATCACAAGGACACaagcaacaaaaagaaaaaactagaGATCGGACCACTTCTAAGCCGTTATCGCATatttctgcacattttcccTGCGatcctctcctttctcttgGTTCGctccgtgtatgtgtgtgtgtgtgtatatatatatatgtatactgtatgtgtgtgtgtgtgtgtgtattttcactgCAGCGACGGTTCGTCGTCTTTCCCTGCTGAGTACAACCAGGTTACGTAACGACACAAGCGGCGGGGTTCGTGCGTGGCGgcacacacgcacggacacaCGGGAGGTGCCCGGTACAAGTGCACGCTCGTACTTCTGACCGCTGAGCCGTGGAGTGTTGTTCACTCGTGGTTTGGTTCCCCCCTCTCAGCTACCGTCCTTTGTCTACAGCTAACTTCAAATCCTCATAAATATGTGACCACCGTGTCTCCGAGAGGGGATGAAGCTGTCTCGAGACACCgtggtgcgtt harbors:
- the trmt44 gene encoding probable tRNA (uracil-O(2)-)-methyltransferase, whose translation is MPKLCDIKFPSGCKTLPEGFWSSVDVWIKKPHVVNKRLCGAKETEGENVGREALKFLLDDSESSSKVLSFITGHVSETEEHKEPWCFSVRTIIPKVNRYGSKSHKEVILKDYSKQQVTFLPFEEDAGGQVCLKSGNIYQILLINQDCEEWVVELHLMAPDAWFSDGVAYPHPAWFSTDLLPKLARWASENKSSEFSSTLSLLPVEKYSATYQQLKGKYKALVKVWPEVTDPEKFVYEDVAIATYLLVLWAEERARKGLTARQTFVDLGCGNGLLVHILTNEGHSGKGIDVRKRKIWDMYGPQTVLEEKAITPSESFLFPGTDWLIGNHSDELTPWIPVIAARSSYACRYFVLPCCFYDFYGKYQRRQCRKSQYREYIDFIAAVSHISGFQTDEDCLRIPSTKRVCLVGLSRNYQLPGEAEAERRRTDYIHARRLAPGVTGQRSAARNDGEGCCGSGEAHGSTWGSGFQPRERVETVRNCAALPRDIVDGVVQRVASSLLEMTDDGGEGATGDWNRGGSLSVGEAAGLLEPQTLQLLKKECGGLQTLLRNHHQVFRVEGGRVFIRDGRDPKPSRGDAKRKPVAPGALKTRPCWFYDHHPQRCPLQAEACAFAHGPDDLRPSGRPLKKIKSHVC